A segment of the Brienomyrus brachyistius isolate T26 chromosome 4, BBRACH_0.4, whole genome shotgun sequence genome:
cgcactctgtgctgTGTCCGCATGCTATGATGTGAGGCTTCTCACTATCCAGCTTGCATCTCATTGGACGGCATGTTGTTCCTGTTGTCCCCTTCCCTCCAATGACAGCTGGGGATCCCAAATTCAAGGCTGCGCTACTTCCTCATCGCCCGGCCACAAGAAGAATCATTTTCCTTCCAGATGACCACAGAGGTGAGTGATCCATCCTCGGTTTGGAGTGTCTCTTTTTGCTTTGGATGGCTGTTATGTTTATGAGTGTATATATGCTGAACACAGTAAATTTCAGCTTTATGATAAGCAGTAATTCATTGTTATCCCGGTAGGTTGTGGGTTTAAATCCCTGGAGAGACAGAACTGAATGTGGAAGACCCAATATTAGGATTTTGTGAAGAGTGTTTTCCACTGTTTACATTGCACCAGATTCTGGAGGTATTCCCAGACGCACAGgccacccccgcccccaaagCCCCCACCTCGCCTGACTTGGCCAACGGGGTGGAGGACGGGTGTCGCGTTCTGTACAAACTGGAGAGGCAATGTGATCTGCAAAGGAAGCATTCCCAGGACAGCGATGGCTCCGTACGCCTCCTCCGGGAGTTCctgcaggaggaagcggagaTTGGGGACAGAGAGCGGTACCTGCTCCCACCGCGGACCCTGCTGCGCTACGCCCTGGTCTTAGACATCGTCCAGCCCACCTGCAGGCGGTCTGTCTGCTTCACCAAGGGGTACGGCTTCCACCAATAGGCTGAGGCCATAGCTGTTGGGCCCACCCACCTGTAATTTAGCACTAATCAGGCACGACCCTGGATTTGGCACCCGCTTCCGGACCCAATCAGCCCTTTCTGTAACACTATCTCATCCCCTCCTACTCCCACCAATCAGAAATAATGTTTTAACACTAAAACCTCCCTCCCAGCAGTCACAAACCAATCCACAGCTTTCACATGACATCACATCCTTATTGGAACGCCCACCTGGAGGATAAAACAAGGCTTTACTCTGCTGAATGACATTTTTACCATGTTTGCATAGCTAAAATGCCGGATAATTGTTGTTCAGTTAGATGCACTAACTGGTGGAGAGACAAGCCTGTATCATGCTTCTACAGAATCCCGTCCAAGAAAAAGCAGAGAGGGGATTTGTACTGTTTAGTAGATGTGCTTCCACCCTGGGAAGGGAATGAGTGAATGGTAGCCATCGAAGGACGCTTTCACACCGAAGTTCAGGTACCTAGTTTCTGGTTCCGAGTTTCTGGGCGGTCTCGACTGGGAACCTTTGTAGTTCCTGGCCACTTTCATGTGTCACTTTTACGTCGCATACAGGAATTGGGAACTTGCTGCTAAATAAGCATGGATGGCGCAAAAACATATGAAACTTTATTTCTCGGgcaacatggtggtgcagtggttagcattgttgcctgacacctctgggaccagggttcgagtctctgcctgggtcacatgtgtgtggagtttgtatgttctccccatgtcgtcgtggggtttcctccgggtactccggtttccccccacagtccaaaaacatgctgaggttaattggagttaccaaattggccACATATGTAAtatttgtgtatgtatgtaataGCAGTGTATGCATGTGATAGCAGTGTGGCCTGCAGTGGGCtgatgccccatcctgggttgttcccaacCATGTAGTAATACAACCTGGACGCCCTGCAACCTTGAGTAGGAcatgtggtttcagaaaatggatggatggatagagctACATTTCGTATGaagctatatcgccaccccataACAATGGAGGGTGAACAAACCATTTTGTTAGATATTGGGGGGATTGATTGCGATCAAAACAACACCTCcttttatttccattttctTTATTCGACCTGGTAAGCTTTGGCAAGTTTCACTGCATTTAATGCATTTAATCTTATATGTTGGACATAACTAGACATGTGGCTGTCTATAATTTTGTAAGCTGGCATCCGGGCAGCAGTGTAAGCTGCCAGGCAGCAAATGCAGGGCATTCCTACTGTTTCAGAAGCCGGGTGCCTCACATGACTGAAAACTATGAATAAGCATTTTGGGCAAAGTTGGTTCCTCCTTTCCCCACAGGTACGGACATTATGTGGAAGGCACTGGCTCCGTGCTGCAGAGCTGTACGGACATTGAGGTATTGGAACTGTGCTGAAGATCGACTCACATGGGGACATGGGGAGAGTTATGATTGGTCGGGTCTCATCCAGGGACACGTTCAGGAAATTAACGCTTGGTTTCAGATTAGTTTCAGATTAGTTTTTCGAATTTAATATGTGCCATTCATTAGAGcccatatgtatatgcataggGCTTTACCATTGTAATTAACTGTAAATCATGGTTCTGAGGATTACGTTTGGTCAGATAAAGGTCAGAAGTTTCAAAATCTGTGGTTTtaaaacagaattttttttaagcCCAACAGAGAGGAGATGGAAGGTGCTGTTATACTGCTCTAAACCTTTTGGGGTTCTTTGTAACACTCTTAATAGCCCTGCTATGTTGAAATGCGTGAGCTCTTAGGCTCTCCCTGATTGGTTGGCTGAGAGCGTCCATGTGCTCTGGATCTGTGACGGCTCGTCTTTGTCAGGTGGAAGACGCCTTCAGGTCTTTCGGCACGTTGTCTGTTCAGGAGAAGCTGGGGCAGCTTGCAAAGCTCAAGCTGCGATACTTCACCCCGCGGGAGATCGCCAACCTCATGGGCTTCCCCTCATACTTCGGTGAGGCTTTGGCATGACCCCTCCCCCTGGCCCAAGGTCACACCCACAGCATGCTCATCTCCACCTCTGACCGACAGTGGGGAGAGATTCATGACGCGTATAGACCATTCTGTCTCCTTTCAGATTTCCCCGAGCAGTCGTCACTGAAACAGCGCTATCGACTCCTGGGGAACAGCCTCAACGTGCACATTGTGGCCAGGCTCATCAAGCTGATGGTGTCGTAGGAGGACGGTCACAACTGGCTCAGAACTGCCATCGCTGGTGCTGCTGCAGGCGGCCATTTTGGCTCTGGGCAGATGTGAATGTGATGCCGTGAAATGGCAGCAGGAGAGCTTCAAGACAGCACGCTTGTAACCAGCTTATTTTGCTGtctcattgttattattattgttgttcataattattattgtttttttaatgtaaatttTCTTATTGCGatgaaataaagtatttttgtaatattgtttttctatgcttgccctgtgatggaccagcaACCCATCGAGGGTGTCCGCCTTCCTCGGGGCCTGTgttgcactggcatcctgtccagggtgtccgccttcctcatgccctgtggtggacttgctgtgataggctccagcccctcccccccattacCCTGTCCTGGATAGATAGTCACAATTTCCCGGTAATTCTGTCCAGGCACTGTGACCACCATGTTTGTTTAGTGGGAGGAAAATAGGTGGCACAGCCTGGATGAGCAGATGGGTAGCCCCTTTGGAAGTACTGCTTCACTAGCTCAGATGTAAGTAAGTAAATTTATCAGCTTTCACAAGCCCAACTACACGTGTCTGTCAGTTATTCAAAAGTAATTATGATATGGAAGGTCAATCATTGCTGAATCTGGACCGTAAAGTTTAAATGGTTCCATCTCTGGTGAATTTCTCAGCTTGATGCTCAAAGTGCCTCCTTAGGTGTCCAGTTACTCATCTCCACGGTCATGTGGCAGACGGGGGCAATGTCGGAATAATAAAATGGAACAGAGGGAATAAAACGGGTACCTTCTGCCTGCCCCCCAGTAGCACCACAGTTTACACTCAGTCACACTTTCCTGCATTTACTGCTCTGTGCTTTGAGACCCTGCCGCCCCAGGGGAGCATAGAGGGGGCAAAGTCTATCTGAGGAGGGCATTAGAGCGAATCCTGCTGCCAGTTCACCATTCCCGCATCCAGTGGAGAGTGGTGTACTCTCGAAATGGCTCGGACACTCCTCtgtgtcctcctcctctccgtcGGGCTCCAGGGCGACTCAGGGAAGAGGGCTAGTGTCCGGAACACCAGGGACATCAGCAGTGACCAGTAAGTCCGGTTTTGCTCCTTGGTGACATGAGCACTCTAGGGATATGGAGATCTGGTCAGTGCTGAGCACAACACTCTGCAGGTTAGAAGGTTCATCCAAGCTTAGCTAGAAGGTGCTGGTGTGAGGCTAGGAGTTCTTTCAGAACTCGTTGAGTTAATAAACTACTGAGCTTAGTTTAGTTAGAAGCAGTTAGTTATAGTCAGTGATTGTTTTCCTTGGTTGGCCAGAGATGCAAAGAGGAAAGTTTTAAACAATGAGTGACGATATTTTGATCTAGAGAGTTTGTAGGAACTGGCTTGATTGTAGCCAGTACTTGGCAATAAGTTTACAGAAATTGTGTTATAAAAGTGCAGGGTGATTTTTGATGTCTACAGTGAAAATAGGAGACACACAGGATTCTCTGGGGTGTCTGGTCAAGAAAAAGACATGGAAATACTGGAGCCTCTGGGGCTCTGAGCTTCTGCTGGGCTTTCTGCATGTTTCCAGTGTCTTACAAGTGGAATGACTAAGGAGAAGATGGAAAACTATATCCAACATATGATCAGGCGGAAATGTGCCTAAACTTAGTATGTCACCAGTCACAAgagtttctgatttctgattaaATTGAATCTGGATAAAGTCACATCCAATAAGTCAATCTAGCTCTGTCCGACTTTATTGGAAGTCAGAGGCTGAAACGCAAAACCAAGAAAGGATTTTATTGGCAGGGAATTTGCcaaaagatggaaaaaaaaacttaatgtgAAATTTTAACTTCAAAATAACTAAATCAGAAGTACAAATATCATGTTGGTTAGCAGTTCCAAAGAGACCAAATACCCAAATTGTGGGTGCGTGAGTCACAAATGCTACAAAATTATTTCATGTATTACAGTCTTGAAAATCCTAAAGGCGTATGAGAACCAAATTGCACAGGAGAACAGTGGCTGCAAGTTGAAGCTTATTGACTGGGATTGACAGACAGCTGGGGTTTACACGAGAGCTGCGGTTCAGATACCATTTGCATCCAAGACCAACTAAAGCCCAGAGATATTCTGCCATATTCTGAGATGATAAAGCCACCACAATCCAGGACTGGTGTCATGAACACCAGAATGAAAGCAAGCTCCTTCCTCACCAATCTCCAGATCTAAGCATCACTGAACCTtcagaagcacagggtctgaaGAAATTCCTTCATCCCTCAGAGATCTGGAGGCTTTTCTTCTAGAAAAGGGATCCAACGTCCCAGTACACAGAGCTCAGACCCATATGACAGTATTTCAAGAAGGACTGAAGCTGTTCTGTAGGCAGACGGTGATCAAACTATATCCAttatattaaaatgtaattagGCGCTCATTTTGTCCACTCTGTGTACATTTTTAAAGACGCAGGGTGATGCTTGTTgttgaaattttattttttaaaagcagcagcatttaaatatttgaaaaaaatcCGCGGTATacattttcagaaaagttttgtGGACTTAGTGAGTCTTGGAAATTTAGCAAAAGTTCTACAAAAGGTTGAATTGCATGAGGACTGAGTGAGTATTGGTTCCCTATAATGTAACTTAGGTCATTAGTAGCCTCATCTtacaaacaacaaaaacaatgaaagcactgagttttggaaatttgttcTTCAATTGATTCTGCACAGAATTTCTGAATTTGGTTTATCTAATCATACTGAACCAGCCATAGCAGAAATGACAGTAGGAATATCTTACATAAAatgataaacattataatgtatgtTTTACGATCAGATAATCCATGTGACAGAGAATGGTGATGTCGCTTCTGAAATCTCATCGCAGATTTACCGTCAAATACAAAATGCTGACTTTAAAAGGTTGAGGGTTGTTTATGACTCTGTGGATTACGCATCATAAAAATAATCTAATCTTTTCTTTATAGACTGACAAGATCAGTGTATGAATAGTATATGTTAGTTCTGGAACTGAAAAGCTGTTCTGATTGGGTGGCGATAGGCAGTACATTTGCTGTACTTCTTTGGAGTATCTGGGTTCATCGCTCTGTTCCGGCAGGCCCCGCATGAGCTCTGATCAGGGCAACTTGTTCTTCTCCACCGGAGACCACAAAAACATCGTCTTCCAGACCAGAGGATCGGGCTCCGTTAAAGTTGGAGGCGAGGACCTGATCCAGCTGATTGGCCAGGTGGGAGCCAGATGTAGAGGAGGTTCTATGGATCCCACCCCTCATGCCAGCAGACCCTAAAATGTCAGAGACCCTCAGAATGGGTACTAGCATCAGATGCTAGAGCAGTATATCATTGTGTATGTACACCTGTAGGTGTTCCCTTGACAACTGAAAAGCCGGATGTTAGTTGAGCTCGTTCtgtgctcatttattcacttcatGAAGACCCCCGATCTTTCTAGATCAAGACGAACAAAGACGACATCACTAACCTCAAGGCCAACGGGGGCGGGATACCTCCAGAAGTCAGCAATCAGCTGAATCAGCTGAACACCAGAGTGAGGCCACTTCTGCTCTTTAAGTCGTCCAGTTATGTGCCAGTCTGAGTGTAGCCATTCCTGGGGATGGAATTTTGACTTTTGCGtttattttctgtcatttagGTCACAACACTTGAATCTAAAGTTCAGACCGTAGAAGAGGTAACATTTTGTTTCTTGACCTCACATTTATGTATGTGCCTTTCATGT
Coding sequences within it:
- the trdmt1 gene encoding tRNA (cytosine(38)-C(5))-methyltransferase encodes the protein MSTLRVLELYSGIGGMHFALKESSIPADVVAAVDVNTTANEVYRHNFPNIPLWSKTIECITLDDFNSLGFDMILMSPPCQPFTRIGLQGDVTDPRTKSFLHILHILPRLAKRPRFLLLENVKGFETSSARDSLVKTLKDCGYRYQEFLLSPTCLGIPNSRLRYFLIARPQEESFSFQMTTEILEVFPDAQATPAPKAPTSPDLANGVEDGCRVLYKLERQCDLQRKHSQDSDGSVRLLREFLQEEAEIGDRERYLLPPRTLLRYALVLDIVQPTCRRSVCFTKGYGHYVEGTGSVLQSCTDIEVEDAFRSFGTLSVQEKLGQLAKLKLRYFTPREIANLMGFPSYFDFPEQSSLKQRYRLLGNSLNVHIVARLIKLMVS